A single Equus quagga isolate Etosha38 chromosome 8, UCLA_HA_Equagga_1.0, whole genome shotgun sequence DNA region contains:
- the SHH gene encoding sonic hedgehog protein, which translates to MDEMLLLARCLLVVLVSSLLMCSGLACGPGRGFGKRRHPKKLTPLAYKQFIPNVAEKTLGASGRYEGKISRNSERFKELTPNYNPDIIFKDEENTGADRLMTQRCKDKLNALAISVMNQWPGVKLRVTEGWDEDGHHSEESLHYEGRAVDITTSDRDRSKYGMLARLAVEAGFDWVYYESKAHIHCSVKAENSVAAKSGGCFPGSATVHLERGGTKLVKDLRPGDRVLAADDQGRLLYSDFLTFLDRDDGAKKVFYVIETREPRERLLLTAAHLLFVAPHNDSAAGEPGAPWSAGSPPGGAPGRRALFASRVRPGQRVYVVAERGGDRRLLPAAVHSVTLREEATGAYAPLTAQGTILINRVLASCYAVIEEHGWAHWAFAPFRLAHALLAALAPARTDRGGDGDGGGGGRVPPPAPGAPGAADAPGAAGVHWYSQLLYQIGTWLLDSEALHPLGMAVKSS; encoded by the exons ATGGACGAGATGCTGCTGCTGGCGAGATGTCTGCTGGTGGTTCTGGTCTCCTCACTGCTGATGTGCTCGGGGCTGGCGTGCGGACCCGGCAGGGGATTTGGGAAGAGGCGGCACCCCAAAAAGCTGACCCCTTTAGCCTACAAGCAGTTTATCCCCAACGTGGCCGAGAAGACCCTAGGGGCCAGTGGAAGATACGAAGGGAAGATCTCAAGAAACTCCGAGCGATTTAAGGAACTCACCCCCAATTACAACCCCGACATCATAtttaaggatgaagaaaataCCGGAGCGGACCGGCTGATGACTCAG AGATGTAAGGACAAGCTGAATGCCTTGGCCATCTCCGTAATGAACCAGTGGCCAGGAGTGAAGCTGCGGGTCACCGAGGGCTGGGACGAGGACGGCCACCACTCGGAGGAGTCGCTGCACTATGAGGGCCGCGCCGTGGACATCACCACGTCGGACCGCGACCGCAGCAAGTACGGCATGCTGGCGCGCCTGGCGGTGGAGGCCGGTTTCGACTGGGTCTACTATGAGTCCAAAGCGCACATCCACTGCTCCGTGAAAGCAG AGAACTCGGTGGCGGCCAAATCGGGCGGCTGCTTCCCGGGCTCCGCCACGGTGCACCTGGAGCGGGGCGGCACCAAGCTGGTGAAGGACCTGCGCCCCGGGGACCGCGTGCTGGCGGCCGACGACCAGGGCCGGCTGCTCTACAGCGACTTCCTCACCTTCCTGGACCGCGACGACGGCGCCAAGAAGGTCTTCTACGTGATCGAGACGAGGGAGCCGCGCGAGCGCCTGCTGCTCACCGCCGCGCACCTGCTCTTCGTCGCGCCGCACAACGACTCGGCCGCGGGGGAGCCAGGGGCGCCGTGGAGCGCGGGGTCGCCGCCGGGGGGCGCGCCGGGGCGCCGGGCGCTCTTCGCCAGCCGCGTGCGCCCGGGCCAGCGCGTGTACGTGGTGGCCGAGCGCGGCGGGGACCGGCGGCTCCTGCCGGCCGCCGTGCACAGCGTGACGCTGCGCGAGGAGGCCACGGGCGCGTACGCGCCTCTCACGGCGCAGGGCACCATCCTCATCAACAGGGTGCTGGCGTCGTGCTACGCGGTCATCGAGGAGCACGGCTGGGCGCACTGGGCCTTCGCGCCCTTCCGCCTGGCGCACGCGCTCCTGGCCGCACTGGCGCCCGCGCGCACAGACCGCGGCGGGGACGGCGAcggcgggggcggcgggcgcGTCCCTCCACCCGCGCCGGGAGCGCCAGGTGCGGCCGACGCGCCAGGTGCGGCGGGTGTCCACTGGTACTCGCAGCTGCTCTACCAAATCGGCACCTGGCTGTTGGACAGCGAAGCGCTGCACCCGCTCGGCATGGCGGTCAAGTCCAGCTGA